A window from Cryptomeria japonica chromosome 1, Sugi_1.0, whole genome shotgun sequence encodes these proteins:
- the LOC131035421 gene encoding crocetin glucosyltransferase, chloroplastic-like — protein MLQFSKKLASKGLLVTFVSFNINKEKVTQAKEYFQRLKLGIRFEFIPDGLPENKNIIDSNINPAVFNHMQNNMDGSGVEDLIRRLNASADSPPVGCIIYNSFLPWVPPVAKKLNIPHAFFWTQSAAVFTIYYDFLKSEKCKSSKMPQNVIIPGLPELKLSDLPSAFMDTNGFLNHYLRQLESVKDASWVLINTFYELELETINSLRSTSLPFLPIGPSIPSAFLEWGNPEDRQVGANPWKATDCMDWLNRKPPLSILYISFGSIAVISPQQIKELAVGIQQSGQNFMWVIRAPPGHGHIREVLPDGFLEDTMERGLVVEWCCQVEVLSHPSVGVFMSHCGWNSTLDGLSLGVPVLTLEIWTDQPTNAKCLADVWKTGLRMRKREDGIVTRDEIQRCLRIAFESEQGKQLKTNALRWKELATSACSEDGSSDINLRKFIQEIIARDIQ, from the exons ATGCTGCAATTCTCAAAGAAGTTAGCCTCGAAAGGTTTGCTTGTTACCTTCGTAAGCTTCAACATCAATAAGGAGAAAGTAACACAGGCTAAGGAGTATTTTCAGAGGCTCAAGCTGGGCATACGCTTTGAATTCATTCCTGATGGTCTTCCGGAGAATAAGAACATAATCGACTCAAATATAAATCCGGCTGTGTTCAACCACATGCAGAACAACATGGATGGATCGGGAGTGGAAGATCTGATCCGGCGGCTGAATGCGAGTGCCGACTCTCCTCCAGTTGGCTGCATAATATACAACTCGTTTCTTCCGTGGGTTCCACCCGTTGCAAAGAAACTCAACATTCCTCATGCTTTCTTCTGGACTCAGTCTGCTGCCGtcttcaccatttattatgacttTCTAAAAA GTGAGAAATGTAAGAGCAGCAAAATGCCTCAAAACGTCATCATCCCTGGCCTACCTGAGCTGAAATTGTCTGATTTACCTTCGGCATTCATGGATACAAATGGCTTCCTAAACCATTATCTTCGCCAGTTGGAGAGCGTGAAGGATGCCTCGTGGGTACTTATCAATACATTCTATGAGCTGGAGCTTGAGACCATCAATTCCCTAAGATCAACCTCTCTTCCTTTCCTCCCAATCGGCCCTTCCATACCCTCGGCTTTTCTTGAGTGGGGAAATCCAGAGGATAGGCAGGTGGGCGCCAATCCTTGGAAAGCCACCGACTGTATGGACTGGCTGAACAGGAAGCCCCCGCTTTCGATCTTATACATTTCATTCGGCAGCATAGCTGTCATAAGCCCACAGCAAATCAAAGAACTGGCTGTGGGTATCCAGCAAAGTGGCCAAAACTTCATGTGGGTCATCCGGGCCCCTCCAGGACACGGTCACATTCGGGAAGTTCTGCCTGATGGGttcttggaggacaccatggaaagGGGCTTAGTGGTGGAATGGTGTTGTCAAGTGGAAGTTCTCTCTCATCCCTCTGTGGGGGTGTTTATGAGCCACTGCGGTTGGAATTCTACCCTTGATGGGTTGAGCTTGGGAGTTCCTGTGCTCACTTTGGAGATTTGGACAGATCAGCCCACCAACGCTAAATGTTTGGCGGATGTTTGGAAAACAGGTTTGAGAATGAGAAAGAGAGAAGATGGGATTGTGACAAGGGACGAGATTCAGAGATGCCTAAGAATTGCATTTGAAAGCGAACAAGGAAAGCAACTGAAAACCAATGCTCTCCGGTGGAAGGAATTAGCAACAAGTGCTTGCAGTGAAGATGGCTCCTCTGACATCAATCTCAGGAAATTTATCCAGGAGATCATTGCCAGAGACATACagtag